The Ricinus communis isolate WT05 ecotype wild-type chromosome 8, ASM1957865v1, whole genome shotgun sequence sequence AAAGAAGGAGTTGTGATGTTgaataaacatttaaaattaaataaggttTTATATGTTCCTGATTTGAAGTGTAACTTGATTTCTATATCACAGCTGACTAAGCAAATGAATTGCACAGttctattcaataataaatattttctaatgcaGGACCACAATTTGAGGATGCTGATTGGTGTGGGTGAGAAGCATGAGGGGCTCTATTACTTCAAGCAAAACAGAGGAATGAAGAGTGCAATGGCTTTGAAAAAGGTGCGAAATGATAGCTTTGGAATTTGGCATTAGAGGTTGGTTTATCCTTCTAATAAGATTGTTAGTTTGTTACTTGTTGTTGATGTTAGTAGTGATAAGTGTGATAGttgtgaaatttttttttcgaGCAAAACAGATTAGAGGAGAGTTTTTATCAAGTAATAGCAAAGCTTCTAGCATTCTTGAAATGATATATTGTGATTTATGGGGTACTTATAAAACTCCAACTTTTCGTGGTGCACATTATTTCTTGACAACAGTTGAtgatttttcaagaagtgTGTGAGTTTATTTGTTACAAAATAAATCTGAGGTGGGACAGTCTCTTCGTAATTTTTTTGCATTAATATAAAGACAATTCAATGGAAATGTGAAAATAGAGCATAGTGACAATGGAACTGAATTTACTTATCTACATGAGTACTTTGCAGAGAATGGTATAATGCACCAAACAAGTTGTGTTGGGACGCCTCAACAAAATGGAAGAGTAGAACGAAAACACTGACACATACTTAGTGTAGCTCGTGCTTTTCGTTTTCAGGCAACCTTGCCTATTGAATTTTGGGGGAAATGTGTGTTGACTGCaatctatttaattaataggACTCCATCGatgtttttaaaaagaaaaacgcCTTATGAATTATTGTATGGTCAAGCTCCATCATATGGAAATATTCGAGTATTTGGTTGCTTGGCTTATGCTCATAATGAACGACGAGAAGGAGATAAATTTGCCAGTAGATGCCGCAAATGTGTATTTGCTGGATATCCTTTTGGAAAGAAATGATGGACTTTTTATGATATTGAAACAGGTGACTTGTTTGTCTCTCGAGATGTGACTTTTGTAGAAAATCAGTTCCCCTATATATGAAAATCTGACGATGAACCAAGAATAACTAACAATACAAATGATGATCTTTTGACTGAAGAAGAATTGGATTTCTTTGATAAAATGCCTGAACAAAAGAACAATGATAGAACATATGAAGAAGTAATTGAGTCCAACAATGAATAAGATCAAGATATGACTACAGCCAGGGGGGTATGACTGAACCTGAAACAAGTCAAGATTTGCAACCCGAAGAGATGCTTGGCCATCGTCACAGGGAAAAACGTGACAATGTTTTGTTAAGGGATTTTGTCTTACATACTGTGAAAGTAATGAGCCCTTTTGCAAAATCACTTGATAATCAGCATTCCTCAAGTAGTCCTTATCCTCTTACACATTTTATGAACTgtgataaattttctttgtgtCACCGTGCTTTTTTGGCAGCAATTACTACAGGAGTTGAACCCAATTCTTTTACTGAAGCTATTAAAGATAAACAATAAAGAGATGCTATAGCAAAGGAAATACAAGCCTTGGAGGACAATGAAACATGGACAGTAAAGAAATTACCACCGGGAAAGCAAGCAATAGGATGCAAATAGGTGTCTCGCATAAAGTATAATGCAGATGGAACAATTGATTGTTACAAGGCTCGATTAGTTGTTATGGGAAATAAGCAAGTTGAAGGAATAGATTACAATGAAACGTTTGCATCTGTGGCAAAAATGACTATTGTCCGTACTTTTACAGTTACTGCCGCTAAAAATTGGAAACTTCATCAGATGGATGTGCAAAATGCATTTTTACATGGGGACTTGCAAGAAGAGGTGTACATGCGCATGCCTCCTAGTTTTTATGCTCACAAACTAGGAATGGTGTGTCATTTGAAGAAATCTTTATACGGGCTACGACAGGCTCCTCAATGTTGGTTTGCGAAATTAGCTTCTGCTTTAAAGAAATATGGTTTCAAGCAATCTTATTCTGACTACTCTCTCTTCACTTTGCAACAAAACAAAGTGTAATTCATTGTTCTtgtttatgttgatgacattatTCTATCAGACAATGAACACTCAGCTATACAAATATTTAAACAGTATTTGAGTAGTTGTTTTCATATGAAGGATTTGGGAGTCTTGCAGTATTTTTTGGGCATTGAAGTTGCACGCAATTCTGAAGGAATTTATTTGTGTCAACGGAAATATGCCTTGGATATTATTTCCGAAGCAGGTTTACTTGGTGCTAGACCAGTTTCTTTCCCTATGGAACAAAATCATAATTTGGCAATGGCAAAAGGTGATTTTTTGCCTAATCCAGAAAGTTATAGGCGGTTGGTGGATCGACTTATTTACCTTTCGGTCACCCGACCTGAATTATCCTATTATGTGCATGTGTTGGCTCAGTTCATGCAGTTATCCCACAAAGAACATTGGGAGGCAGCCTTGAGAGTAGTTCGTTACTTGAAAGGGAAATCCGGTCAAGGTATATTGCTACGGTCACAGAATAATCTGCATCTTTCTGCTTGGTGTGACTCTGATTGGGCGAGTTGTCCTCTTACTCGTCGTTCTTTGAGAGGCTGGTATATTCAACTTGGTGGTTCTCCCATCTCCTGGAAGACCAAGAAGCAATAGATTGTTTCTCGGTCATCGGCTGAAGCAGAATATCGCTCTATGGCTATGACTACTTGTGAATTAAAATGGTTGCAAAGTTTGTTACTTGATCTTGGTGTACATCATTCAGCGCATATTGCCTCAAATCCAGTATTCCATGAACGCACCAAACATATTGAGATTGGTTGTCACTTTGTTCGTGATGCAGTTCATCATGGGGTTATTTGACTAATGTATATTATCATTGGTTCTCAGTTATCCGATATTTTCATAAAAGCATCGAGTGGTCGTCAATTTGAACATCTCCTTTGCAAGTTGGGCATTCTTAATCTTCATGCTCCAACTTGAGGGGGCGTAATAGGAAATAATCTCTGTATATTAGCTGTATAGTCTtgtagataaagaaaaatattttcttgagtaGGTagagattttctttcctttatagatgttaaatttattcttGATTCACATGACTGTAatgttatatatatgtgtaaGCTTTCTTCATGAACAACGAACACTTTACGTTATCTATCAAattctgttttattttgaaatactttTCACAATCAAGTTattcaaaatctaattttatgtTTGGGATTGGATTGATTGATAGAGCTGAATTTGGATTAGATTTCACTTTGAACAACCAAAATAGtaatgttttattatatttggaCAAACCAATTATTTCCCCATTTTTAATGTGTTTGCATTAGGCTGGACTTTCGTTTAATGGAAACCAACcgtatttaaaagaaaaaaagaaaaaaaatttatatgcaaAATCCAAccaattcaaagaaaaaaataaattacatgcAATGACCATGAAATTTAGTGAAATATAGGACTCAACTCTTCTAGATCTGATTCAACCCTTTTGTTAgaaattatcattaataactaataaaatgattattatGCCCtgacataaatatttattataatccAATCCTAAACTTTGCgtcttctctctctttctttttttctgtcACTCTCTCTATTCAATAATGGGATGAAAATCATGTGGAAAACAATCCAAATAAAGGTTATGGCCTATCTTGATTAACAGAAGTTCTTCTTAGTAACTAAATAATCATCTGTTTAGTTTCCTTttctatgagaaaacaatagagatttaaaaatttgaaggtTTTGTGGAATCAAATCTAAGAGAAGCCAAAAATAGATGAagaaatgaaaacaacaaTTACAAGAGAAATAACtttcaaagaaacaaaatttagAAGACGTTGTTTTCTTGACCACATCTCTTCTCCACAATTTTTAgctctcttcttcctcttcactTCATAATTCAATGATTTCtgtcttcattttcttttgagataattatatttttggtatcTAAACTTATCAAAAAATGACAATCgaatggtttaatttttaagattaattatttttagtaggTCATACTATAAATACCGATGTTGATCTTTTTTTCAATACTAAAtgagatgaaaaataaaaataatgtattaAGATGTGTTGTAAAAACAATAAACTGATAAACTTGTTTATCATAtacaaacttaatttttaccAAGTCATTAGAGTTTTACAGCGtaacaaatattataatttataaattgaagATTACGAATTAAAACTACTAAATTAAGGATTAATAGAGGTTAGAGAAAGAGAgttatataagataaaatttatccTAAGGCTATATCACTAATTAATCAACTTTAGTTTTTTACATATTCAACAATTTTTACTGTCTCATCTCTATCTATATTTGTAAAAGTTTAAGAGAAATTTGAAAGTTACTTACTAAAAACAccattttattactttttttacaGGTTGTCACACtcaattattagttttaaaaattcaactaCTCGATTGTCATTTTTTGATAAGTTTAGATactaaaaacataataatcGAACCCTAATatagatgaagaagaaatatttatactgtgcaaataaattgaagaaaaataaataggaaACAAAAGGATTTAGTTAGAacgaatataaatttttatgataaaagtaagaaaactctaataatattaaagaagaaaggagaagaagcttattatattaaaataaagaaacaagaagaagctggtcttttatttgttttttctacAAGTGTTTGCAAGGTTAATTTAAAAACTAGTTTAATACCTACGCAGaacttaacaaaattaatatttttttatatcttaaataataattattttactcaatttatatttagattattataatttttaatataaactaaataattattaatttatatatcaaatataaatataataaatatcattatatatataaaaatagacaTCGGGAAAAGGGTTTGCAAGGTTAATTCAAGAATTtacagaaaaaaatatttattcttactAAGGTTAATGACTAATAATGAATGCTCTAGAATTTTAGCAGAAGggttaaattattagtagaATCAGATATGATGGttatcataatattttattcaatttagaGGGATCAATTCGTGTATTTCACTGAAcctcaagaaaaaaaaggtatGAAAAGCGGCGTTGTTGGTGCTGGTTTGGCCATTTTTGTTTCGGAATATTGGAGCTAATTCTGtagtgaaaagaaaatgggCAGCAATAATAGGAACAAGAGGAGGAAGAGGGCAACAATCCACCCAAGAAACAAATACGCAGATAGCCCACCTGATTTTGCTCTTTTGGCTTCTCTCTATCCTTCTTTTGAGcccttcattttcttttctcgtGACGGTAGACCCAGAATCGATTGGACCGACTTCAACTCCACCCGAGAACTCACCCGACTCCTCCTCCTTCACGATCATTCCCTCAATTGGTAGCTTTGCaaccctttttttttgttttttaaagcCTTTTGTTGTTCTTATAAGCgaagttatttattattcagtTATTGGCCAATGTTATACTTGTGCGTTTTGTTCCTATAAAAGCAAGTGTGATGTGGAATTTACCGATTTCCACTTGCTAGTTTGTGGAGTGGAGACTGAGGCCTGTTCTTACTTTAGCGGTATATGTTTGTGGTTCTGCCTCAATGAACTGCTTTACCGTATGTTAGAATGCCTGAGAAAGTTGCAAATGTATTGGGACCTTGCAACATGATATTGCAACTTCATGTCTGAGTTATGAGTTAAAAGAGCGAGCCTTTTTCTATAGTTCTTACTCGAACACAAATCTTGTAGGTGGATTCCTGATGGACAGCTCTGCCCTACAGTTCCAAATAGATCAAATTATATCCATTGGGTCGAAGATCTTCTTTCCTCTGATATCATTCCAAAGACTAACATCAATGGAGATACTGTTAAAGGTTTTGACATCGGCACTGGAGCAAACTGCATTTACCCTCTACTTGGTGCATCTCTTTTAGGATGGAGCTTTGTTGGATCAGGTACCTTTCTTTAATTGTTTCCAGAAGCAAATTATTTGCTATTTTTACGTAATAAGTATTGATTTTTGTGATGCTTAACTTGGCTGCAGATGTGACCGATGTAGCCGTAGAATGGGCAGAGagaaatgttaaaaataatccACATGTTTCTGAACTAATTGAAGTTAGAAAGGTTACAAATTGTCAAGGCACCCTTTCTGTTGAAGATTCTCGTAATGTAGAATCTATTAGTTGTGAAAGCAAAATGGATGCGGATGGAAGTGTTATTGAGAAGCTGGTTGATGCAAACAAGAAATATCATGGACCACCTGTACTTGTTGgtgtaataaaaaatgatgagAAGTTTGAATTTTGTATGTGTAATCCTCCATTTTTTGAGTCCATGGAGGAAGCAGGATTGAACCCAAAGACTTCTTGTGGTGGCACTCCTGAAGAGATGGTTTGTCCTGGTGGAGAAAAGGCTTTTATTGCTCGTATCATTGAAGATAGCGTAATACTGAAGGAGTCCTTTAGGTTTTTTCTGGTTTATACATCCTGTtgtcataattaattttatcaatgtGCTTCATTGTGAAGTATTTGTCTTTATTTTTACCCCTTTCTATAGGTGGTTCACTTCCATGGTTGGGAGGAAAACAAACCTGAAATTTCTAACTTCAAGGCTTAGGGAGGTTGGAGTCACCATAGTAAAGACAACAGAATTTGTCCAAGGGCAAACATGTCGATGGGGGCTTGCTTGGTCTTTTGTGCCACCTGCCAGGAAGATAATATTACCTCATGTGGATGAGAAGAGCATCATCTCTTTCATGCTTGAGGTCTGATATGGAAATTTCTTTTCTCCCTCTCATAAATTGTCTCAACAttcttctgtttcttttttggatAATGTCAatgaaataatagaaaaaagctAGAATGTAAGGTATAAGATTTCAACATGGGGGATATGCAGATCATGGTCATTGCAGGACTAATGTGTCTCTGCaggaatttgagaaagctATGGATTCTAATCACAAACTGTAAATTTGAGTTTTAACTGTCAACTGTTCTCTCATTGATTAAATTTCACTGATGTGGTTGCTTAGCCAGCTATAGTTTTTTCTACCAGCCTGCTTTTGGAATTTTGCTTGTATGTTGATCAATCTCTTAACTAATGTAGGTAGGTGACAGCATAATTTGCCATATGTACACTGCTTGCAGCCTTTTCAGATAGTTTATAAAGAGAGGGTATCCCTTCCTTCAGTAGGCTCCAGTTCTATTATGTTATGCTGCTAGACATGGGTTCTATTATGCACACACATTCATTTGCTATGCTACATCATATCATGCTTTTGAActtatgttcatatatttcatGAAATTATACCATCTTACAGGGACTTCAACGCCAATTCAGTGCCATAGACGTATTACAATCAGTTGAGTCCTTTTTTCGTACTACTGGAGCATCTTGTAGATTGAATTCCACATCATTTGCTGTTGATGTAAGAACCATCGCTCTTGATTTATCTATTTTCTGTTGTATTGCGTGTAATATCTCTGTGTCCTTACATTCAGTACTATCTGTTTTTAATAGATTACTGCATCAATGGATCAATGTGATGCAATTCTAAAGAATGAAGCAAAAGAATCTGATGGAACTGCCAATTGCGATCCTTTGGAGGGGACATCCAAATCCAATAGTTCGACTTTGCAGCACCCtcctttaaataaattgtgtTTTCGCATTTTGGTATGGCTACCTCCTTGTCAGGCCTGAATAGAATTGGCTTATAATGCTAGAATCTGTATATGATTGCACTATTTGTCTGACAGGTTTTCCAGCAAATCCCTGGCACCCTTTTGGTTAAAGGATCATTGCAACATAAAGATAGCCCAGTTTCAGGTCTTATGCCAATACTCTTGTTAGTTTGTATCATATCATGTTCTTATTACGGTGATCATGAGATCTATTTAGTTATTATCTCACTTTAACAAGAATTTGGGAGTTCTCTTATCAAAaactttagaattttaatCAACTAGATATAGCATGTCCATGCACTAGCAAAATATTGATGGACTTAATGGACATGTAGGGCATTTTTCTCAATGTCGAGATCATGCTTATTACTGCAAATGATCTGTC is a genomic window containing:
- the LOC8265345 gene encoding RNA N6-adenosine-methyltransferase mettl16, coding for MGSNNRNKRRKRATIHPRNKYADSPPDFALLASLYPSFEPFIFFSRDGRPRIDWTDFNSTRELTRLLLLHDHSLNWWIPDGQLCPTVPNRSNYIHWVEDLLSSDIIPKTNINGDTVKGFDIGTGANCIYPLLGASLLGWSFVGSDVTDVAVEWAERNVKNNPHVSELIEVRKVTNCQGTLSVEDSRNVESISCESKMDADGSVIEKLVDANKKYHGPPVLVGVIKNDEKFEFCMCNPPFFESMEEAGLNPKTSCGGTPEEMVCPGGEKAFIARIIEDSVILKESFRWFTSMVGRKTNLKFLTSRLREVGVTIVKTTEFVQGQTCRWGLAWSFVPPARKIILPHVDEKSIISFMLEGLQRQFSAIDVLQSVESFFRTTGASCRLNSTSFAVDITASMDQCDAILKNEAKESDGTANCDPLEGTSKSNSSTLQHPPLNKLCFRILVFQQIPGTLLVKGSLQHKDSPVSGVFSSVIHQLEEMLRYKFCRARSTLNLIGIAILLHNFRRFPD